One window from the genome of Cucumis melo cultivar AY chromosome 10, USDA_Cmelo_AY_1.0, whole genome shotgun sequence encodes:
- the LOC103499115 gene encoding phytosulfokine receptor 1: MELHRYTFSSHFSFTSSIFLHLSLSLPLHFSLFFLPISQTLHNANSPKSKMALQNFFSILLPLSIFLQFHLSCSQDPLICHSNDSEAFQDFHRSFSSQIDGLHANCSSNCCTCTGLTCDSSGRVVKIELGGRKLVGQLPNSIARFEHLTVLNLSCNTLTGSIPLALFQLPHLEVFDLSFNQFLGDFSTGTVHLPSLRILNVSRNLFNGVLPFGICINSTFIEVLNLSFNDFFGVFPFQVAECVSLKRLHLESNFISGGIPNEVSGLRKLTHLSVQNNKLSGSLNRIVGNLTSLVRLDLSSNEFFGEIPDVFYNSVNLSFFVAESNRFSGRIPKSLSNSASLSVLNLRNNSIGGNLDLNCSAMKSLVTLDLGSNRFQGFIPSNLPSCTQLRSINLARNKLGGQIPESFRNFQSLSYLSLTNTSIVNVSSALNVLQHCQSLSTVVLTFNFHGEVLGDDPNLHFKSLQVFIIANCGLKGMIPQWLRSSNKLQFLDLSWNRLGGNIPSWFGEFQFMFYLDLSNNSFIGTIPKEITQMKSYIDRNFLLDEPASPDFSLFVKRNGTGWQYNQVWRFPPTLDLGFNNLSGPIWPEFGNLKQIMVLDLKFNSLSGSIPSSLSGMVSLETLDLSHNKLSGIIPPSLQKLNFLSKFSVAYNQLHGAILKGGQFHTFANSSFEGNNFCVQDDLCASIDGDPLVVTRKSRMVTGSLIGIIVGVIFGIIFLTTFVVVFMLRPPRGRVGDPENEVSNIDNNDLEEVKAGLVVLFPNNDNGSLSLEDILKSTNDFDQENIIGCGGFGLVYKATLPDSRKVAIKRLSGDCGQMDREFQAEIETLSRAQHPNLVLLQGYCMYKNDRLLIYSYMENGSLDYWLHEKPDGPSCLDWDTRLQIARGAAGGLAYLHQFCEPHILHRDIKSSNILLDKNFKAHLADFGLARLILPYDTHVTTDLVGTLGYIPPEYGQSSVATYKGDVYSFGVVLLELLTGKRPIDMCRPKGLRDLISWVFQMRKDKKVSEVFDTLVYDKKNETVMVEVLDIACLCLSKVPKERPSTQELVNWLDKVS, from the coding sequence ATGGAGCTTCACCGTTACACCTTTTCATCCCATTTCTCCTTCACTTCTTCCATTTTcctccatctctctctctctctccccctcCATTTTTCCTTATTCTTTCTCCCAATATCCCAAACCCTTCACAACGCCAATTCCCCAAAATCCAAAATGGCTCTTCAAAATTTCTTCTCCATCCTTCTTCCCCTCTCCATCTTTCTCCAATTCCATCTCTCTTGTTCCCAAGACCCCTTAATTTGCCATTCCAATGATTCTGAGGCCTTTCAGGACTTCCACCGTAGTTTTAGTTCTCAAATCGATGGATTGCACGCTAACTGTTCCTCGAATTGCTGCACTTGTACTGGCCTCACTTGTGACTCTTCTGGGAGGGTTGTGAAGATTGAGCTTGGTGGGAGAAAGCTAGTTGGTCAATTACCAAACTCAATTGCAAGGTTCGAACACCTTACAGTTCTCAATTTGTCCTGTAATACCCTCACTGGCTCTATTCCTTTGGCTCTGTTTCAGCTCCCACACTTGGAAGTTTTTGATCTCAGCTTTAATCAGTTCTTGGGGGACTTCTCAACAGGTACCGTCCATTTGCCTTCCCTTCGGATTCTTAATGTTTCTCGTAATTTATTCAACGGTGTTCTTCCATTTGGGATTTGTATCAACTCCACTTTTATTGAGGTTCTGAATCTGAGTTTCAATGATTTTTTTGGTGTGTTTCCTTTTCAAGTTGCCGAGTGTGTTTCTTTGAAGAGACTACATCTCGAATCGAATTTTATTAGTGGTGGGATACCTAATGAGGTTTCTGGATTGAGAAAATTGACCCATTTGTCTGTTCAGAATAACAAGCTTTCTGGTTCTTTGAATAGAATTGTTGGGAATCTAACAAGCCTTGTTCGGTTGGATTTGTCATCTAATGAGTTTTTTGGTGAAATTCCAGATGTTTTTTACAACTCTGTGAATTTGAGTTTCTTTGTTGCTGAGTCTAATAGGTTTAGTGGGAGGATTCCCAAGTCCTTGTCAAACTCTGCTTCACTCTCTGTCCTAAATTTGAGAAACAATTCAATAGGAGGAAATCTCGATCTTAATTGTTCAGCAATGAAAAGCCTGGTTACACTTGATTTAGGCTCTAATAGGTTTCAGGGATTTATACCTAGTAATCTTCCCTCTTGTACGCAACTGAGAAGCATAAACCTTGCTAGGAACAAGCTCGGCGGTCAGATCCCTGAAAGCTTTAGAAATTTTCAGAGCCTATCGTATTTATCACTTACAAATACGAGCATTGTTAATGTTTCGTCTGCTCTTAATGTCTTGCAACATTGTCAGAGTTTAAGTACTGTGGTTCTGACCTTTAACTTCCATGGCGAAGTGTTGGGAGATGATCCTAACTTGCATTTCAAGAGTCTCCAAGTTTTTATAATTGCTAATTGTGGATTGAAGGGAATGATACCCCAGTGGTTGAGAAGTTCTAATAAGTTGCAGTTTTTGGATTTGTCATGGAACCGTCTTGGAGGAAACATTCCATCCTGGTTCGGTGAATTTCAATTCATGTTTTACTTGGATTTATCTAATAATTCATTCATCGGAACTATCCCGAAAGAGATTACTCAAATGAAAAGTTACATTGACAGAAACTTCTTGCTTGATGAACCTGCGTCACCGGATTTTTCTCTTTTCGTAAAAAGAAATGGAACTGGATGGCAGTACAATCAAGTATGGAGATTTCCACCCACTTTGGACCTTGGTTTTAATAATCTCAGTGGACCTATCTGGCCAGAGTTTGGAAATCTTAAGCAGATTATGGTTCTTGATTTGAAATTCAACAGTTTGTCGGGATCAATTCCGAGCAGCCTCTCTGGGATGGTTAGTTTAGAGACTCTAGATCTTTCTCACAACAAACTTTCAGGAATAATTCCACCATCACTGCAAAAGCTTAACTTTTTGTCCAAGTTCAGTGTCGCGTACAATCAATTACATGGAGCGATTCTTAAAGGAGGTCAGTTTCATACCTTTGCCAACTCTAGCTTTGAAGGAAACAATTTTTGTGTCCAAGATGATCTCTGTGCATCAATTGATGGAGATCCTCTGGTAGTAACCCGCAAATCAAGAATGGTCACGGGGTCTCTTATAGGTATAATCGTGGGTGTTATCTTTGGAATCATTTTTCTCACAACATTTGTAGTTGTGTTTATGCTTCGGCCACCTCGGGGAAGAGTTGGAGATCCTGAAAACGAAGTGTCTAACATTGACAATAATGACTTGGAGGAAGTCAAGGCAGGATTGGTAGTTTTGTTCCCAAACAATGACAATGGAAGTCTCTCGCTGGAGGATATTTTGAAATCGACAAATGACTTTGATCAAGAAAATATCATTGGCTGTGGGGGTTTCGGTTTAGTTTACAAAGCTACTCTTCCTGACAGTAGAAAGGTTGCCATAAAACGATTGTCTGGTGATTGCGGTCAAATGGACAGAGAATTTCAAGCAGAAATCGAAACACTTTCACGTGCTCAGCATCCAAATCTTGTTCTTCTTCAGGGGTATTGTATGTATAAGAACGACAGGCTTTTAATTTACTCTTACATGGAGAATGGTAGCTTAGATTACTGGTTACATGAAAAACCTGATGGTCCGTCTTGCCTCGACTGGGATACCCGACTGCAGATTGCTCGGGGGGCTGCTGGGGGGCTGGCTTATTTGCATCAATTCTGTGAACCCCATATCCTTCATCGAGATATAAAGTCGAGTAAcattcttttagacaaaaattTTAAAGCTCATTTAGCTGATTTTGGTCTTGCAAGACTCATTCTTCCCTATGATACCCACGTAACAACCGATCTTGTTGGTACATTGGGCTACATTCCACCCGAGTATGGACAATCCTCGGTTGCAACCTACAAAGGAGATGTGTACAGTTTTGGAGTTGTTTTATTAGAGCTTTTGACAGGTAAAAGACCAATAGACATGTGCAGACCGAAAGGACTTCGAGACCTGATCTCTTGGGTGTTCCAAATGAGGAAAGACAAAAAAGTAAGTGAAGTGTTCGACACATTAGTATACGATAAGAAGAACGAAACGGTGATGGTAGAAGTTCTTGATATAGCATGTCTTTGCTTATCTAAGGTACCTAAAGAGAGACCTTCAACTCAAGAGCTAGTTAATTGGCTTGATAAAGTAAGTTAA